A window of the Janthinobacterium agaricidamnosum NBRC 102515 = DSM 9628 genome harbors these coding sequences:
- a CDS encoding sodium:solute symporter produces the protein MSPAVLFSFVIAYFALLLGVAWRTSRHATNHSFFIGNKNSHWALVAFGMVGTTLTGVTFISVPGAVGRDGFGYIQLMIGYVLGYLVIALVLLPLYYRLKLTSIYHYLEVRLGRRSCQSGAAFFILSRLLGASARLYLVVNILQATILDGFGVPFWLTSMAVLLMILLYTYEGGVKTIVWTDMLQTGCMLLGLVICTVFLLDKMDLSLAGSLEQLRSHGLARVFTWDIDSPAYFWKHVLAGMFITIAMTGMDQEMMQKNISVRTLRNSQKNMLALTVILTGVLLLFLFLGGLLHLYAPLAGVGASGDQLFPAVVLGHFPAVLQLIFFIALISALFPSVDGAITALTSTFCIDLLGLQRRPDLPEHLQKRWRQRVHLSFAALFLLLILAFKWVDSPSMIGVILKLASYTYGPLLGLFAFGLLTRRRLHERWVPLVVVAGPLLCYAIDYCQAALFGAYRLGLELLILNGLLVLAGLLLISRPADYSLPVLQN, from the coding sequence ATGTCCCCAGCCGTCCTGTTTTCCTTCGTCATTGCCTATTTTGCGCTGTTGCTGGGCGTTGCCTGGCGCACCTCGCGCCACGCCACCAATCACAGTTTTTTCATCGGCAATAAAAACAGCCACTGGGCGCTGGTCGCCTTCGGCATGGTCGGCACCACGCTGACCGGCGTCACGTTCATCAGCGTGCCGGGAGCGGTCGGGCGCGACGGTTTTGGCTATATTCAATTGATGATCGGTTATGTGCTCGGTTATCTGGTGATTGCCTTGGTGTTGCTGCCGCTGTATTACCGCTTGAAGTTGACCTCGATCTACCATTACCTCGAGGTGCGGCTGGGGCGCCGTTCCTGCCAGAGCGGGGCGGCGTTTTTCATCCTGTCGCGGCTGCTGGGCGCCAGCGCCCGCTTATATCTGGTGGTGAATATCCTGCAAGCGACAATCCTCGACGGCTTCGGTGTGCCATTCTGGCTGACCAGCATGGCGGTGCTGCTGATGATCTTGCTGTACACCTATGAAGGCGGGGTCAAGACCATTGTCTGGACCGATATGCTGCAAACCGGCTGCATGCTGCTGGGGCTGGTCATTTGCACCGTGTTCTTGCTCGACAAGATGGACTTGTCGCTGGCCGGCAGCCTGGAGCAACTGCGCTCGCACGGCCTGGCGCGGGTCTTTACGTGGGACATCGACAGTCCCGCTTACTTCTGGAAACACGTGCTGGCCGGCATGTTCATCACCATCGCGATGACCGGCATGGACCAGGAAATGATGCAAAAGAATATCTCGGTGCGCACGCTGCGCAATTCGCAAAAGAATATGCTGGCGCTGACCGTGATCCTGACCGGCGTGCTGCTGCTGTTCCTGTTCCTCGGTGGCTTGCTGCACCTGTACGCGCCGCTGGCCGGCGTCGGCGCCAGCGGCGACCAGCTGTTCCCGGCGGTGGTGCTGGGCCATTTCCCGGCGGTCTTGCAACTGATCTTTTTCATTGCGCTGATTTCGGCGCTGTTTCCCAGCGTCGATGGCGCGATCACCGCGCTGACGTCGACTTTTTGCATCGACTTGCTGGGCTTGCAGCGCCGCCCGGACTTGCCGGAGCACCTGCAAAAACGCTGGCGCCAGCGGGTCCACCTGAGCTTCGCCGCGCTGTTCCTGCTGCTGATCCTGGCCTTCAAATGGGTCGACAGCCCGAGCATGATCGGCGTGATCCTGAAACTGGCCAGTTATACCTATGGTCCGTTGCTGGGCCTGTTCGCCTTCGGCTTGCTGACCCGGCGCCGCTTGCATGAGCGCTGGGTGCCGCTGGTGGTCGTGGCCGGGCCGCTGCTGTGCTACGCCATCGATTACTGCCAGGCCGCGCTGTTCGGCGCCTACCGCCTGGGGCTGGAATTGCTGATCCTCAATGGCTTGCTGGTGCTGGCCGGCCTGCTGCTGATTTCGCGGCCGGCCGACTATTCATTGCCGGTCTTGCAAAATTAG
- a CDS encoding SDR family oxidoreductase: MSKLLEGKVAVITGGTSGIGLATAKAFIAEGAYVFITGRRQAELDAAVAELGPNATGVRGDVARLADLDRLYAIVQAEKGRLDILFANAAIAEIATLEQVTEDHVDRHLDINIKGTLFTVQKALPLLAQGASVIVTSSISGIKGQGGLGVYSATKAAIRSLVRSWVLDLQGRGIRINAVSPGNTETPGLAGLAGSGADLDGFYAYLGGLVPLGRNADAREIAGVVTFLASDAASYINGADIQADGGLAQI, encoded by the coding sequence ATGAGCAAGTTACTCGAAGGTAAAGTCGCCGTCATTACCGGCGGCACCAGCGGCATCGGGCTGGCCACCGCCAAGGCATTCATCGCCGAAGGCGCCTATGTATTCATCACCGGCCGGCGCCAGGCCGAACTGGACGCCGCCGTGGCCGAGCTCGGCCCCAACGCGACCGGCGTGCGCGGCGATGTGGCCCGGCTGGCCGACCTGGACCGTTTGTACGCCATCGTCCAGGCTGAAAAAGGCCGGCTCGACATCCTGTTCGCCAATGCGGCGATCGCGGAAATCGCGACGCTGGAACAAGTCACTGAAGACCATGTCGACCGGCATCTCGATATCAATATCAAGGGCACCTTGTTTACCGTGCAAAAAGCGTTGCCCTTGCTGGCGCAGGGCGCCTCGGTGATCGTCACGTCGTCGATTTCCGGCATCAAGGGCCAGGGCGGCCTGGGCGTGTATTCGGCGACCAAGGCGGCGATCCGCAGCCTGGTGCGCAGCTGGGTGCTGGACTTGCAAGGGCGCGGCATCCGCATCAACGCGGTCAGCCCCGGCAACACCGAAACCCCCGGCCTGGCGGGACTGGCCGGCAGCGGGGCCGACCTGGACGGTTTTTACGCTTACCTGGGCGGGCTGGTGCCGCTGGGCCGCAATGCCGATGCGCGCGAAATCGCCGGCGTGGTGACGTTCCTGGCGTCCGACGCCGCCAGTTATATCAACGGCGCCGACATTCAGGCCGATGGCGGCCTGGCGCAAATCTGA
- a CDS encoding MarR family winged helix-turn-helix transcriptional regulator, which yields MEDLGPLACHCSATRQMSRYISKLYERHFAPSNITTTQYGILNFLEQHREQGMGMNELAALLLTDRTTLLRALKPLLQKELVISTAHPEERRRHVLSISAAGLAKIDQARPLWLAAQAEYEALVGAQHARILRHDFLSITGAL from the coding sequence ATGGAAGATCTCGGACCTCTCGCTTGCCACTGCTCGGCCACCCGCCAAATGTCGCGTTATATCTCGAAGTTATACGAGCGGCATTTTGCGCCGTCGAACATTACCACGACCCAGTATGGAATCTTGAATTTCCTTGAGCAGCACAGGGAACAGGGCATGGGCATGAACGAGTTGGCGGCGCTCTTGCTGACCGACCGCACCACCTTGCTGCGCGCGCTGAAACCGTTGCTGCAAAAAGAACTGGTCATCAGCACGGCCCACCCGGAAGAGCGGCGCCGCCATGTCTTGTCGATTTCGGCGGCCGGGCTGGCCAAGATCGACCAAGCCAGGCCGCTGTGGCTAGCGGCGCAAGCCGAATATGAGGCCTTGGTCGGGGCGCAGCACGCGCGCATCTTGCGCCATGATTTTTTAAGCATCACCGGAGCGCTGTAG
- a CDS encoding DUF3820 family protein encodes MQAGDLELLVKLEMPYGKYKGRLLADLPGHYLGWFAREGFPAGQLGALIALMYELDHNNLRTLLDPLRTRPRQY; translated from the coding sequence ATGCAAGCGGGCGATCTGGAATTACTGGTCAAGCTGGAAATGCCGTATGGCAAATACAAAGGCCGGCTGCTGGCCGACCTGCCCGGCCACTACCTGGGCTGGTTCGCGCGTGAAGGTTTTCCTGCGGGGCAACTGGGCGCGCTGATCGCGCTGATGTATGAACTGGACCATAACAATCTGCGCACCCTGCTCGACCCGCTGCGCACCCGGCCACGGCAATATTAG
- a CDS encoding glutaredoxin domain-containing protein: MSRNIFDEAQIHPAIRQQISDSHADIVREVQDAVAAHPVVIVGMALNPFPPKARKIFDVLGTPYHYLQYGSYVSQWRRRAALKMWTGWPTFPMVFVNGVLVGGATELKALLDNGELSRLLAKKVSAF; encoded by the coding sequence ATGAGCCGTAATATTTTCGACGAAGCACAGATCCACCCGGCGATCCGCCAACAGATTTCCGACAGCCATGCCGATATCGTGCGGGAAGTGCAGGACGCCGTCGCCGCCCACCCGGTGGTGATCGTCGGCATGGCACTGAATCCATTCCCGCCCAAGGCGCGCAAGATTTTCGACGTGCTGGGCACGCCTTATCACTATCTGCAATACGGCAGTTATGTCAGCCAGTGGCGGCGCCGCGCGGCGCTGAAGATGTGGACCGGCTGGCCGACCTTTCCGATGGTCTTCGTCAACGGCGTGCTGGTCGGCGGCGCGACCGAACTCAAGGCGTTGCTCGACAATGGAGAATTGAGCCGCTTGCTGGCCAAAAAAGTCAGCGCCTTCTAA
- a CDS encoding MFS transporter, which translates to MNTAVKTSMPPAVLSLAVSAFAIGVTEFIVVGILPAIARDLAISLESAGALVSLYALALAIGTPLLVIGLSRLPRKAALLGLMSVFLAGNLLAALSGSYQVLLFGRIITAVAHGTFFAIGATVAASLVPKGQAGRAISVMFAGLTLAMVIGVPLGSFLGNLMGWRLPFFAVVLLAALGLGAMLRWLPSGLAHGGGARASTQLAALGSLPIVTMMAITTFGFGSSFAAFTFVTPILTDITGFSATTASALLIVFGAATFAGNLAGGYLTSHYGWQRALRMMLVALALTQLVLALTIHGQVMMVLMLFVWGLFAFGLSPALQAGMLATAERYTPKAVDFASGLNISAFNLGISSGSMMGALMVSHRLMASTPWAGVAAALFALLPLAWLASKNLAQHVEGATVH; encoded by the coding sequence ATGAACACCGCAGTCAAAACCTCCATGCCGCCCGCCGTCCTGTCGCTGGCGGTGTCCGCCTTTGCCATCGGCGTCACGGAATTTATCGTGGTCGGCATCTTGCCGGCCATCGCCAGGGATTTGGCGATCTCGCTGGAATCGGCCGGCGCGCTGGTCAGCCTGTATGCGCTGGCGCTGGCGATCGGCACGCCATTGCTGGTGATCGGCCTGTCGCGCTTGCCGCGCAAGGCCGCGTTGCTGGGCTTGATGTCGGTATTTTTGGCCGGCAACTTGCTGGCCGCCTTGTCCGGCAGCTATCAAGTGTTGCTGTTCGGCCGCATCATCACCGCCGTGGCGCATGGCACGTTCTTTGCCATCGGCGCCACCGTGGCCGCCAGCCTGGTGCCGAAAGGGCAGGCCGGCCGGGCGATTTCCGTGATGTTCGCCGGCTTGACGCTGGCGATGGTGATCGGCGTGCCACTTGGCAGTTTCCTCGGCAATTTGATGGGCTGGCGTTTGCCGTTCTTCGCGGTGGTCTTGCTGGCCGCGCTGGGATTGGGCGCGATGCTGCGCTGGCTGCCGTCCGGCCTGGCGCATGGCGGCGGCGCCAGGGCATCGACCCAGTTGGCGGCACTGGGCAGCTTGCCGATCGTCACCATGATGGCGATCACCACCTTCGGTTTCGGCAGCAGCTTTGCCGCGTTCACCTTCGTCACGCCGATCCTGACCGACATCACCGGCTTTTCCGCGACCACGGCCAGCGCCTTGCTGATCGTGTTCGGCGCGGCGACCTTCGCCGGCAACCTGGCCGGTGGCTACCTGACCAGCCATTACGGTTGGCAACGCGCCTTGCGCATGATGCTGGTCGCGCTGGCGCTGACCCAGCTGGTGCTGGCGCTGACCATCCACGGACAGGTCATGATGGTGCTGATGCTGTTCGTGTGGGGCTTGTTCGCCTTCGGCCTGTCGCCAGCCTTGCAAGCCGGCATGCTGGCGACCGCCGAGCGCTACACCCCGAAAGCCGTCGATTTTGCATCCGGCCTGAATATCTCGGCCTTCAACCTGGGCATTTCCAGCGGTTCGATGATGGGCGCGCTGATGGTGTCGCACCGCTTGATGGCGTCGACGCCGTGGGCCGGCGTGGCCGCCGCGCTATTCGCACTGCTGCCGCTGGCATGGCTGGCCAGCAAGAATCTGGCGCAACATGTCGAGGGCGCTACGGTACATTAA
- a CDS encoding LysR family transcriptional regulator produces MSRQDINRSAEMAVFVEVVEWSGFSAAARRLDMTPSAVSKLIGRLETRLGARLLNRTTRQLQTTPEGAAFYAQCKRILEDIDCAEREASQGAAPRGSLRVNCFSPFGILYFLPILPEFMQRYPDITVDVAVNDIVIDLLADRADLAIRTGKLKESNLIARKLGAGPMVVVAAPAYLARHGVPATPAELASHNLLEFSFTRHMEAWPFLDGGHQVMVQPQGNAMLSDGESMRHAVLAGLGLARLSRMHVQHDIDAGRLVALLEPYNPGDIEEVHAVFVGPGTQLPARVRVMLDFLLEKIRFPGAQH; encoded by the coding sequence ATGTCACGCCAGGATATCAACCGCTCCGCTGAAATGGCGGTGTTTGTCGAAGTCGTCGAATGGTCGGGTTTCAGCGCCGCGGCGCGGCGGCTGGACATGACGCCTTCGGCGGTCAGCAAGCTGATCGGGCGGCTGGAAACGCGGCTCGGCGCGCGCCTGCTGAACCGCACCACCCGCCAGTTGCAAACCACGCCGGAAGGCGCGGCCTTTTATGCGCAGTGCAAGCGCATCCTGGAAGATATCGACTGCGCCGAGCGTGAAGCGTCGCAAGGCGCGGCGCCGCGCGGCAGCCTGCGCGTGAATTGCTTTTCGCCGTTCGGGATATTGTATTTCCTGCCGATCTTGCCGGAATTCATGCAGCGTTATCCCGACATCACGGTCGATGTCGCCGTCAACGATATCGTCATCGACTTGCTGGCCGACCGCGCCGACCTGGCGATCCGCACCGGCAAGCTGAAGGAATCGAACCTGATCGCCCGCAAACTCGGCGCCGGGCCGATGGTGGTGGTGGCCGCGCCAGCCTACCTGGCGCGGCATGGGGTGCCAGCCACCCCGGCAGAACTGGCCAGCCACAATCTGCTGGAATTCAGCTTTACGCGGCACATGGAAGCGTGGCCGTTCCTCGATGGCGGCCACCAGGTCATGGTGCAGCCGCAAGGCAACGCCATGCTCAGCGACGGCGAAAGCATGCGCCACGCGGTGCTGGCCGGCCTCGGACTGGCGCGGCTGTCGCGCATGCACGTGCAGCACGATATCGACGCCGGCCGGCTGGTGGCGTTGCTGGAACCGTACAATCCCGGCGATATCGAAGAAGTCCACGCGGTGTTTGTCGGCCCCGGCACCCAATTGCCGGCCAGGGTGCGGGTGATGCTGGATTTCTTATTAGAAAAAATCAGATTCCCGGGCGCCCAACATTAA
- a CDS encoding putative bifunctional diguanylate cyclase/phosphodiesterase, whose translation MFDSTIQQCLELSRAARSQQGAALERTLGQLDAALGQLREVDIASLPVFSTPAPALIELDLDGFVTAWDHGAEQMFGYSSREALGQHILFLYADDDDDARIAELFVDSGSVTTEVRRRKKSGGVFWLRLTCSTILDASAEACGMHVSFSSVNEPLSPYDKVRLHARMIEDSEQGMLITDADERIVSVNSSFSRITGYSPSESIGHTPDLLRSGVHDAEFRAKVRGAMRGDGSWRGEIIGRRKNGELFPQSVTISVVRDDDGQISHTFSLFSDISVHKDAEARMQRMANYDSLTGLPNRGLLNQLVDQALTEARRKLSHGALMVIDISRVGSISDTLGHEVGDQLLVEISRLFRTALRDADILARVDGSKFVVALLQIEKREHAAHVAQKLLTLLETPIRIDTHNLHVGAGIGITVFPEDGLDTTSLFRFADVAVAKAVQNIEPTFLFYREDMNRRAKEHLRLESEMRLALGDNELQLHYQPKVSLSTGSIVGAEALLRWKHPVYGMVSPGLFIPVAEETSLILDLGTWVLEEACRQIRAWRDAGLVMPPIAVNLSARQFDQHLPARIAAVLQRYDVQPRQIMLEITESLLMRGADTVIVIMNELVAMGLALALDDFGTGYSSLAYLKKFPISTLKIDRSFVIGLPDEENDCAIAQAIVTMAQQMRQEIVAEGVETVEQMLFLRELGCDQLQGYLFSPAVPADEFEAMFSAGKRMQVD comes from the coding sequence ATGTTTGACAGCACCATCCAGCAATGCCTGGAACTCAGCCGCGCCGCGCGCTCCCAGCAAGGCGCCGCGCTTGAGCGTACCCTTGGACAACTCGACGCGGCGCTGGGTCAATTGCGCGAAGTCGATATCGCGTCGCTGCCGGTGTTTTCGACGCCGGCGCCGGCCTTGATCGAGCTCGACCTGGACGGCTTCGTGACCGCCTGGGACCATGGCGCGGAGCAAATGTTCGGCTATTCCAGCCGCGAAGCGCTGGGCCAGCACATCCTGTTCCTGTACGCCGACGACGATGACGACGCGCGCATCGCCGAATTGTTTGTCGACAGCGGCAGCGTGACCACCGAAGTGCGGCGCCGCAAGAAGTCGGGCGGGGTATTCTGGCTGCGCCTGACCTGTTCGACCATCCTCGACGCCAGCGCCGAAGCGTGCGGCATGCATGTCTCGTTTTCCAGCGTCAATGAACCGCTGTCGCCGTACGACAAGGTGCGCCTGCATGCACGCATGATCGAAGACAGCGAACAAGGCATGCTGATCACCGACGCCGATGAACGCATCGTCTCGGTCAACAGCTCGTTCAGCCGCATCACCGGTTATTCGCCGTCCGAATCGATCGGCCATACGCCGGACTTGCTGCGTTCCGGCGTGCATGACGCCGAATTCCGCGCCAAGGTGCGTGGCGCGATGCGCGGCGACGGTTCGTGGCGCGGTGAAATTATCGGCCGCAGGAAGAATGGCGAACTGTTTCCGCAATCGGTGACGATCAGCGTGGTGCGCGACGACGACGGCCAGATCAGCCATACCTTCTCGCTGTTTTCCGACATCAGCGTGCACAAGGACGCCGAGGCGCGCATGCAGCGCATGGCCAATTACGACAGCCTGACCGGCTTGCCGAACCGCGGCTTGCTGAACCAGCTGGTCGACCAGGCCCTGACCGAGGCGCGCCGCAAGCTCAGCCATGGCGCATTGATGGTGATCGACATCAGCCGGGTCGGTTCGATCAGCGATACGCTGGGCCATGAAGTGGGCGACCAGCTGCTGGTGGAAATCAGCCGCCTGTTCCGCACCGCGCTGCGCGACGCCGACATCCTGGCGCGGGTCGACGGCAGTAAATTTGTCGTCGCCTTGCTGCAGATTGAAAAGCGCGAACACGCGGCGCATGTCGCGCAAAAGCTGCTGACCTTGCTGGAAACGCCGATCCGCATCGATACGCACAATTTGCATGTCGGCGCCGGCATCGGCATCACCGTGTTTCCGGAAGACGGACTCGATACCACCTCGCTATTCCGCTTTGCCGACGTGGCGGTGGCCAAGGCGGTGCAAAACATCGAACCGACGTTCCTGTTTTACCGCGAAGACATGAACCGGCGCGCCAAGGAGCATTTGCGGCTGGAAAGCGAGATGCGGCTGGCGCTGGGCGACAATGAATTGCAGCTGCATTACCAGCCCAAGGTCAGCCTGAGCACCGGCAGCATCGTCGGCGCCGAAGCGCTGTTGCGTTGGAAGCACCCGGTGTACGGCATGGTGTCGCCCGGCCTGTTCATCCCGGTCGCCGAAGAAACCAGTTTGATCCTCGACCTCGGCACCTGGGTGCTGGAAGAGGCGTGCCGCCAGATTCGCGCCTGGCGCGACGCCGGCCTGGTGATGCCGCCGATCGCGGTTAACCTGTCGGCGAGGCAATTCGACCAGCATTTGCCGGCGCGCATAGCGGCGGTATTGCAGCGCTACGATGTGCAGCCCCGGCAAATCATGCTGGAGATCACCGAAAGCTTGCTGATGCGCGGCGCCGACACGGTGATCGTGATCATGAATGAATTGGTGGCGATGGGACTGGCGCTGGCGCTGGACGATTTCGGCACCGGTTATTCCAGCCTTGCCTACCTGAAGAAATTCCCGATCAGCACGCTCAAGATCGACCGCTCGTTTGTCATCGGCTTGCCGGATGAAGAAAACGATTGCGCGATCGCCCAGGCCATCGTGACGATGGCGCAGCAAATGCGCCAGGAAATCGTCGCCGAAGGCGTCGAGACGGTCGAGCAAATGCTGTTCCTGCGCGAACTGGGTTGCGACCAGTTGCAGGGTTATCTGTTCAGCCCGGCGGTGCCGGCCGATGAGTTCGAGGCCATGTTCAGCGCCGGCAAGCGCATGCAGGTTGATTGA
- a CDS encoding EAL and HDOD domain-containing protein, translated as MSTASLVFFDLLADRQGRPAALLLAGTALPPAGQAGCAACPELAQRYPCFFPDNSSAEAAAAWSVHGWSALSIDQLADAGEVFSGDWAPRAGWVRGNWYLMPAPAAAANQAASRALALRLMELVASDGPTDEIETLLRRDPRLSYHLLRLVNSAGVGGGRRVTSVNHAIMLLGRQQLRRWLNLMLFAARDGDPRSGMLLARAAVRARLMEALAGVLGLDKMHQEQAFISGLFSLLGVLFGTPLAQLLPVLALCQTVQTALLAREGELGALLLTIEAAEAGDFEVLGQHLKALQLPAEEWGRSVLAAHLWMLDVIAETTEMADRNHV; from the coding sequence TTGAGTACAGCATCCCTGGTATTTTTCGATCTGTTGGCCGACCGTCAAGGCCGGCCGGCCGCCTTGCTGCTGGCCGGCACAGCTTTGCCGCCGGCCGGCCAGGCCGGCTGTGCCGCGTGCCCGGAACTGGCGCAGCGTTATCCCTGTTTTTTTCCCGACAATAGCAGCGCCGAAGCGGCCGCCGCATGGTCCGTCCATGGCTGGTCGGCGCTTTCCATCGATCAACTGGCCGATGCCGGTGAGGTATTCAGCGGCGACTGGGCGCCACGGGCAGGCTGGGTGCGCGGCAACTGGTATCTGATGCCGGCGCCGGCTGCGGCGGCCAACCAGGCCGCGTCGCGCGCCTTGGCGCTGCGGCTGATGGAATTGGTGGCCAGCGACGGTCCCACCGATGAGATTGAAACTTTGCTGCGGCGCGACCCGCGCCTGTCGTATCATTTGCTGCGTCTGGTTAATTCCGCTGGCGTCGGCGGCGGTCGCCGCGTGACCAGTGTCAACCACGCCATCATGTTGCTCGGCCGCCAGCAATTGCGGCGCTGGCTCAACCTGATGCTGTTCGCCGCGCGTGATGGCGATCCGCGCTCTGGTATGCTGCTGGCGAGGGCGGCGGTGCGGGCGCGCCTGATGGAGGCGTTGGCCGGCGTCCTGGGCCTGGATAAAATGCATCAGGAGCAAGCTTTTATCAGCGGCTTGTTTTCCTTGCTGGGCGTGTTGTTCGGTACGCCGCTGGCGCAATTGCTGCCGGTGCTGGCCTTGTGCCAGACGGTGCAAACGGCGTTGCTGGCCCGTGAAGGCGAGTTGGGCGCCTTGCTGCTGACGATAGAAGCGGCCGAGGCGGGAGATTTTGAAGTGCTAGGACAACATTTGAAAGCCTTGCAATTACCGGCTGAAGAGTGGGGCCGCAGCGTGCTGGCGGCCCACCTGTGGATGCTGGACGTAATTGCTGAAACGACTGAAATGGCGGACCGTAACCATGTTTGA
- a CDS encoding LysR family transcriptional regulator, producing MLRLSLEALHIVDAIDRRGSFSAAGKELHKVPSTISYTVAKLEEDLGVQVFERNGPRVLLTRAGHELLKEGRYLLKAAHDLEHRVRRVASGWETELAIGLDSMFPVLALQDDVAAFCDVARQTRLRLVQETLSGTWEALLEHRVDLLVGAPGDGPAGGGYVSQAIGSLAFVFTVAPGHPLAAVQEPLSRNHLQHHRAVVVADSARQMAPRTVGVVLGQDSLTVPGMQGKFDYQVAGLGFGFLPEPSARAAIARGLLVEKAVEEPKPAETFYLAWRVGQGGAALRWWTERLGQPGLLGRLSRYLPGVLPVIG from the coding sequence ATGCTCAGACTCAGCCTGGAAGCGTTGCACATCGTCGATGCGATCGATCGCCGCGGTTCCTTTTCCGCCGCCGGCAAGGAATTGCACAAAGTACCGTCGACCATTTCCTATACCGTCGCCAAGCTGGAAGAAGACTTGGGCGTGCAAGTATTCGAGCGCAACGGACCGCGCGTGCTGCTGACCCGGGCCGGCCACGAATTGCTGAAGGAAGGGCGCTACTTGCTGAAAGCGGCGCACGACCTGGAGCACCGGGTGCGCCGGGTTGCGTCCGGCTGGGAAACCGAACTGGCGATCGGCCTCGATAGCATGTTTCCGGTGCTGGCGCTGCAAGACGACGTGGCCGCCTTTTGCGACGTGGCGCGGCAAACCCGGCTGCGCCTGGTGCAGGAAACCTTGTCCGGCACGTGGGAAGCGTTGCTGGAGCACCGGGTCGACTTGCTGGTCGGCGCGCCCGGCGACGGTCCGGCCGGCGGCGGGTATGTATCGCAGGCGATCGGCAGCCTGGCGTTTGTGTTTACGGTGGCGCCCGGCCATCCGCTGGCCGCGGTGCAGGAACCGCTGAGCCGCAATCATTTGCAGCATCACCGCGCCGTGGTGGTGGCCGATTCGGCGCGCCAGATGGCGCCGCGCACCGTCGGCGTGGTGCTCGGGCAAGACAGCCTGACCGTGCCTGGCATGCAAGGAAAGTTCGATTACCAGGTGGCGGGCCTGGGCTTTGGTTTCTTGCCGGAACCATCGGCGCGGGCGGCCATCGCGCGGGGCTTGCTGGTGGAAAAAGCGGTCGAAGAGCCGAAGCCTGCGGAAACTTTTTATCTGGCGTGGCGGGTCGGCCAGGGCGGGGCGGCGTTGCGCTGGTGGACCGAGCGTTTGGGACAACCGGGCTTGCTGGGCCGCTTGAGCCGCTACTTGCCGGGAGTATTGCCAGTAATTGGTTAA
- a CDS encoding pirin family protein, producing MLQIRKSEERGIANHGWLHSQHSFSFGSYHDPKHVGFGPLLVINEDRVAPAQGFGTHGHRDMEIISYVLEGALAHKDSMGTGSVLHYGDVQRMSAGHGVRHSEFNHSETDGVHFLQIWIAPSASAIGIAPSYEEKHFTQESKSGKLRLIASSDGRQGSVLIHQDAALYASIMDEGQRLEHALGAGRLGYVHLIRGSLVVNGTPLKGGDALKVTQESLITLEQAEQAELLLFDLPA from the coding sequence ATGTTGCAAATACGTAAAAGCGAAGAACGCGGCATTGCCAACCACGGCTGGCTGCATTCGCAGCACAGCTTTTCCTTCGGCAGCTACCACGACCCGAAACATGTCGGTTTTGGTCCCTTGCTGGTGATTAATGAAGACCGCGTCGCGCCGGCCCAGGGTTTTGGCACCCACGGCCACCGCGACATGGAAATCATTTCCTATGTGCTGGAAGGCGCACTGGCACACAAGGACAGCATGGGCACCGGGTCGGTCTTGCATTACGGCGATGTGCAGCGCATGAGCGCCGGCCATGGCGTGCGGCATAGCGAATTCAACCATTCGGAAACGGACGGCGTGCACTTCCTGCAAATCTGGATCGCGCCCAGCGCCAGCGCCATCGGCATCGCCCCCAGCTATGAAGAGAAACATTTCACTCAAGAAAGCAAATCCGGCAAGCTGCGCCTGATCGCCTCCAGCGACGGCCGCCAGGGTTCGGTGCTGATCCACCAGGATGCGGCGCTGTACGCCAGCATCATGGATGAAGGGCAACGCCTGGAACATGCGCTGGGCGCCGGCCGGCTCGGCTATGTGCACCTGATCCGCGGCAGCCTGGTGGTCAACGGCACGCCGCTGAAAGGCGGCGACGCGCTGAAAGTGACGCAGGAAAGCCTGATCACGCTGGAGCAGGCGGAACAAGCAGAACTGCTGCTGTTCGACTTGCCGGCCTGA